A window from Salvia miltiorrhiza cultivar Shanhuang (shh) chromosome 2, IMPLAD_Smil_shh, whole genome shotgun sequence encodes these proteins:
- the LOC131011911 gene encoding protein NODULATION SIGNALING PATHWAY 2-like, translating to MAMVMDLGFLSYDDYSAMDAVTTTTTTTTSTTTTTTSSTDEGCNWNDWSPVVDWEALSGDQEDFQNLIDSMIDENNVVLQQSIRPSYVHEEYNNQSPEYNMATDEDSKGLRLIHLLMAAAEAMAGANKCRELARVILVRLKELVSPTDGTNMERLAAYFTDALQALLDTAAGGAKHALGGGEHHRSDVLAAFQLLQDMSPYVKFGHFTANQAILEAVAHDRRVHIVDYDIMEGIQWASLMQALVSRKDGPPAPHLRITAVSRSGAGRRSFGTIQETGRRLTAFAASIGQPFSFHQCRLDVDETFRPSSLKLVRGEALIINCMLHLPHFNYRAPDSITSFLSGAKTLNPRLITLVEEEMAPTSDGGFVGRFMDSLHHFSTVYDSLEAGFPMQSRARALVERVFLGPRIMGSLARIYRARDEEGGYSWGQWLGAVGFRPVSISFANHCQAKLLLGLYNDGYRVEELTTNKLVLGWKSRRLLSASIWTSQDSDL from the coding sequence ATGGCAATGGTGATGGACCTCGGTTTTCTTAGTTATGATGATTATAGTGCCATGGACGCGGTCACAACCACGACCACGACCACCACCAGCACCACCACGACCACGACCTCGTCCACCGACGAGGGGTGCAATTGGAACGACTGGTCGCCGGTGGTGGACTGGGAGGCGCTCTCCGGCGACCAGGAAGACTTCCAAAACCTCATAGATTCAATGATTGATGAGAATAATGTGGTGTTGCAACAATCCATTAGGCCAAGTTACGTTCATGAAGAGTACAACAATCAATCCCCAGAGTATAACATGGCGACGGACGAGGACTCGAAGGGGCTGCGGCTCATCCATCTTCTcatggcggcggcggaggcgatgGCCGGTGCCAACAAGTGCCGTGAATTGGCCAGGGTGATATTGGTTCGGCTCAAGGAGTTGGTGTCGCCAACCGACGGCACCAACATGGAGAGGCTCGCCGCCTACTTCACCGACGCTCTGCAGGCCTTGCTCGACACCGCCGCCGGAGGCGCCAAGCACGCCCTCGGCGGCGGCGAGCACCACCGGTCCGACGTGCTCGCGGCGTTCCAGTTGCTGCAGGACATGTCCCCTTACGTGAAATTCGGGCATTTCACGGCGAATCAAGCCATATTGGAGGCCGTGGCTCATGACCGGAGGGTCCACATAGTGGACTATGACATCATGGAGGGGATCCAGTGGGCCTCACTAATGCAGGCCCTCGTCTCTAGGAAAGACGGGCCCCCGGCCCCACACCTCAGGATCACCGCGGTCTCGAGGAGCGGGGCCGGGCGCCGCTCCTTTGGCACCATCCAGGAGACCGGGCGGCGCCTTACCGCCTTCGCGGCTTCCATAGGCCAGCCCTTCTCATTCCACCAGTGCAGGCTGGATGTGGATGAGACGTTCAGGCCGTCCTCTCTGAAATTAGTTAGAGGGGAGGCCCTTATAATCAATTGTATGTTGCACCTGCCGCATTTCAATTATCGAGCCCCGGATTCAATTACTTCATTTCTATCCGGGGCCAAGACTCTGAATCCGAGGCTGATTACCCTTGTAGAGGAGGAGATGGCCCCCACGAGCGATGGGGGCTTCGTGGGTCGGTTCATGGACTCGTTGCACCACTTCTCGACCGTTTATGACTCCTTAGAGGCCGGGTTCCCGATGCAGAGCCGTGCTCGGGCTTTAGTCGAACGTGTTTTTTTGGGGCCCCGGATTATGGGATCATTGGCCCGTATATACCGGGCCCGGGACGAGGAGGGAGGCTACTCTTGGGGGCAGTGGTTGGGTGCGGTTGGGTTTCGACCGGTGAGCATAAGCTTTGCCAATCATTGTCAAGCAAAATTGCTATTGGGACTATACAATGATGGGTATAGGGTTGAGGAATTGACAACTAATAAACTAGTTCTTGGATGGAAGTCACGGCGCCTACTTTCTGCTTCTATTTGGACCTCTCAAGACAGTGATTTGTAA